One genomic segment of Candidatus Wallbacteria bacterium includes these proteins:
- a CDS encoding ABC transporter ATP-binding protein, whose amino-acid sequence MSIILSIDKLGVTYSTHGGCLRALDEVSMDFESGSVSSIIGESGCGKSTMIKAVMGVIPENARISPNSKIIFQEENILKLSAEKQRQFRWRKASMVFQAAQNALNPTLKIEEQLKDSIWDHDPHFKNAGDRILELLSMVRLDPDRVLSAYPHQLSGGMRQRVIIAMSMVLDPEMIILDEPTTALDMITQHYIFDIFQEIQKKKNLTLILITHDIAIAAKLSQNMIVMYGGEVMEISPTEQLFAKPIHPYTRGLIDAIPFIDGDIVKKKPIKGSPPDLINKITGCVFSSRCESSLRICETERPYPEKVTENRFVSCHRKEMFS is encoded by the coding sequence GTGAGCATCATACTGTCAATAGATAAACTGGGAGTTACGTATTCCACTCACGGCGGCTGTCTGCGCGCACTGGATGAGGTAAGCATGGATTTCGAATCCGGCAGTGTCTCCTCCATCATAGGAGAATCAGGTTGCGGCAAATCCACCATGATCAAGGCCGTGATGGGAGTTATCCCGGAAAATGCCCGAATCAGCCCGAACTCAAAAATAATATTTCAGGAGGAAAACATCCTGAAATTATCAGCCGAAAAACAGCGGCAGTTCAGGTGGAGGAAGGCTTCTATGGTTTTTCAGGCAGCCCAGAACGCCTTGAATCCCACCCTCAAAATTGAGGAACAGCTGAAAGATTCCATCTGGGATCATGACCCGCATTTTAAAAATGCTGGGGATAGAATTCTCGAACTGCTGAGCATGGTGAGGCTCGATCCTGACAGAGTCCTTTCTGCATATCCCCACCAGCTTTCAGGCGGCATGCGGCAAAGGGTAATCATCGCAATGTCAATGGTTCTGGACCCTGAGATGATCATCCTCGATGAGCCGACGACAGCACTGGATATGATCACCCAGCATTATATTTTTGATATATTCCAGGAGATCCAGAAAAAGAAAAACCTGACCCTGATTCTGATCACCCATGATATCGCCATCGCAGCGAAACTTTCTCAAAACATGATCGTGATGTACGGCGGGGAGGTGATGGAAATTTCACCTACCGAACAGCTCTTTGCCAAACCGATTCATCCTTATACAAGAGGCCTGATAGATGCCATCCCGTTCATTGACGGAGATATTGTGAAGAAAAAACCGATTAAAGGGAGTCCGCCTGACCTGATCAATAAAATAACCGGCTGTGTTTTCAGCTCGCGCTGTGAATCCAGCCTGAGAATTTGTGAAACAGAGCGGCCCTACCCGGAAAAAGTGACTGAAAACAGATTCGTTTCCTGTCACAGGAAGGAGATGTTCTCATGA
- a CDS encoding ABC transporter ATP-binding protein, whose translation MTALIELRDVYMFFPVGKDRTMQAGYNVNLKVSRQDMIAVIGESGCGKTTIGKICLGVQKPSQGEVAYQGNNIWKKDFKWSRELRSSVQVVHQDSYASLNPVRTVFQTLSAPLYHYQIAGSRAEAKKKVSELLSSVDLCPTDYYMSKYPFQLSGGQRQRVSIARATILQPKVIIADEPVSAVDASLKLSVLDLMKKLNSEHGIAFLYITHDLATARYFAPGGRIIVMYLGRIVEQGIISEAVSSPGHPYLQALISAIPPSDPHKAKIRIELPLKSFDLPSAAAPPSGCVFHPRCPYATDICEREAPELALTARYSNRLISCHHKDTIPGFHD comes from the coding sequence ATGACGGCGCTGATCGAGCTGCGTGATGTGTACATGTTCTTTCCTGTCGGCAAAGACAGAACCATGCAGGCAGGCTATAATGTCAACCTTAAAGTCAGCCGGCAGGATATGATAGCAGTCATTGGTGAATCTGGCTGCGGTAAAACTACAATCGGAAAAATCTGTCTGGGAGTGCAGAAGCCCTCCCAGGGGGAAGTGGCTTACCAGGGAAACAATATCTGGAAAAAAGACTTCAAATGGTCCAGGGAGTTAAGATCATCAGTTCAGGTCGTTCATCAGGACTCATATGCGAGTTTGAATCCGGTGAGAACGGTTTTCCAGACACTGTCCGCTCCGTTGTATCACTATCAGATTGCCGGCAGCAGAGCAGAAGCCAAAAAAAAAGTGTCCGAGCTCCTCTCCTCGGTTGATCTCTGCCCGACCGATTATTACATGTCCAAGTATCCCTTTCAACTGTCCGGCGGTCAGCGTCAGCGCGTGTCCATTGCCAGAGCCACCATCCTGCAGCCCAAAGTGATCATCGCCGATGAACCGGTCTCTGCTGTGGATGCTTCACTGAAACTTTCCGTCCTGGATCTGATGAAAAAGCTGAACAGCGAGCACGGCATTGCCTTTTTATACATTACGCATGATCTGGCTACAGCACGTTATTTTGCACCAGGGGGCAGGATCATCGTCATGTATCTCGGCAGAATCGTTGAGCAGGGAATTATCAGTGAAGCTGTCTCCTCCCCAGGTCATCCCTATCTGCAGGCGCTGATTTCCGCCATCCCTCCTTCTGATCCCCATAAAGCGAAAATACGGATAGAACTACCGCTGAAATCGTTTGATCTGCCTTCTGCGGCAGCCCCGCCTTCAGGATGCGTGTTCCATCCCAGATGCCCCTACGCCACGGATATCTGTGAAAGGGAAGCACCTGAACTGGCCTTAACAGCCAGATATTCAAACCGGCTGATCTCCTGCCATCACAAAGACACCATTCCCGGCTTCCATGATTGA
- a CDS encoding glycosidase: MKLKVEFKKYEKNPVLTVNPGNDWESKAVFNAGLIYKNGKFHMLYRAIGEYEKYISRIGYALSDDGRNFRRMSDQPVLVPEYDYEQYGCEDPRITEIGSKLYVTYVAYNKTSQYGSHPQAALAETTDFYHFKKLGLISPFISINKDTVLFPEKINNQYVMLHRAHNWKKDGIRKTEGKFQVKLNQSWLDWDLDEIPDHFPEKTSIWIADSEDLTHWHHHRVLFEPEFAWENCKIGGGCPPVKTGFGWLIIYHGIESLPDGKLIYRAGLAVLDLHDPSKVIYRHPVPIISPEHSYETEGDVPQVVFPEGAALIDGMLYVYYGGGDKCINLATGTIKPE; encoded by the coding sequence ATGAAACTCAAGGTCGAATTCAAAAAGTATGAAAAAAACCCTGTCCTGACCGTTAATCCGGGAAACGACTGGGAATCAAAGGCAGTTTTCAATGCCGGGCTGATTTATAAAAACGGAAAATTTCACATGCTCTACAGAGCAATTGGTGAATACGAAAAATACATATCCAGAATCGGATATGCCTTGTCTGACGACGGCAGAAATTTCCGCCGCATGTCTGATCAACCTGTTCTGGTGCCGGAATACGACTATGAACAGTATGGCTGCGAAGACCCCAGAATCACCGAAATCGGCAGTAAACTTTATGTGACCTATGTCGCTTACAACAAAACTTCCCAGTATGGCTCTCACCCGCAGGCTGCACTGGCTGAAACCACCGACTTCTACCATTTCAAGAAGCTGGGATTGATCAGTCCTTTTATTTCCATCAATAAGGATACGGTTCTGTTCCCGGAAAAGATCAACAATCAATATGTAATGCTCCACAGGGCGCACAACTGGAAGAAAGACGGGATCAGAAAAACAGAGGGGAAATTTCAGGTCAAATTGAATCAATCATGGTTGGACTGGGATTTAGATGAAATCCCGGATCATTTTCCCGAAAAGACCTCGATCTGGATCGCTGATTCAGAGGATTTGACCCACTGGCATCATCACAGGGTCCTTTTTGAACCTGAATTCGCCTGGGAAAACTGTAAGATCGGGGGAGGCTGCCCGCCTGTCAAAACCGGGTTCGGCTGGCTGATCATTTACCACGGGATTGAATCTCTGCCTGACGGCAAATTGATCTACAGAGCCGGATTGGCAGTATTGGATCTGCATGATCCTTCCAAGGTGATTTACCGGCACCCGGTGCCGATCATATCTCCTGAGCACAGTTATGAAACTGAAGGGGATGTGCCGCAGGTGGTGTTCCCGGAAGGGGCGGCCTTAATTGACGGCATGTTATATGTGTATTACGGCGGCGGCGACAAGTGCATCAATCTGGCCACAGGTACGATCAAGCCGGAGTGA
- a CDS encoding type II toxin-antitoxin system VapC family toxin: MATRAILVDTSLLIEYFRAKNKENTQLLKLSTDYSFAISTITVFEFLSGFKTKGEVITEYLLKSFRIVPFDYACAESAAEIFQHLKSKNRLIPPSDIFIAASAITCGLELATLNLKHFKGIKNLALIV; encoded by the coding sequence ATGGCAACCAGAGCAATTTTAGTCGACACATCACTTCTGATTGAATATTTCAGGGCTAAAAACAAGGAGAATACTCAACTTCTGAAACTCTCCACGGATTATTCTTTTGCAATTTCCACGATCACTGTGTTTGAATTTCTCTCAGGCTTTAAAACAAAAGGGGAAGTGATCACAGAATATCTTTTGAAAAGCTTCCGGATTGTTCCTTTTGATTATGCATGTGCCGAATCTGCAGCCGAAATTTTCCAGCATTTGAAAAGCAAAAACAGATTGATACCACCTTCAGACATCTTCATAGCCGCTTCAGCGATTACCTGCGGTCTTGAACTTGCCACTCTAAACCTGAAGCATTTCAAAGGCATTAAAAATTTAGCGCTGATTGTGTAA
- a CDS encoding type II toxin-antitoxin system RelE/ParE family toxin — translation MRPVSGEDGIFRLRVGRYRILFSREEDNIILIFRVGPRGDVYK, via the coding sequence ATCAGGCCGGTTTCAGGTGAAGACGGCATTTTCAGGCTCAGGGTTGGCAGATATCGAATACTTTTCTCCAGGGAAGAAGACAATATAATACTCATTTTCAGAGTCGGGCCGAGAGGCGACGTTTACAAGTAA
- a CDS encoding carboxypeptidase-like regulatory domain-containing protein encodes MKHLVTLTLILIAFVFFTPADAFTINGSVISGANCRVVIWENSSKINETTSSSGGAYIFSELNPDTYEIVAYQSGFYPGLLSLELTTMDLTGKNITLTPISSTMTPTVRTFTGTLEVDHDGDGILEPAEPGDIICAANSQGSIFGLERNRGAE; translated from the coding sequence ATGAAACATTTGGTTACTTTGACTCTTATCCTGATCGCATTCGTTTTTTTTACACCTGCTGATGCCTTCACAATAAATGGGTCAGTAATCTCAGGAGCTAACTGCCGTGTTGTCATCTGGGAGAATAGTTCGAAAATTAATGAGACAACTTCCTCCAGTGGTGGTGCTTATATTTTTTCAGAATTGAACCCAGATACTTATGAAATCGTTGCTTATCAAAGTGGCTTTTACCCCGGACTGCTTTCTTTAGAGCTCACTACAATGGACCTCACCGGGAAAAATATCACTCTTACTCCCATATCTTCTACCATGACACCCACTGTCAGGACATTTACTGGTACTTTGGAAGTCGATCACGATGGCGACGGTATCTTGGAACCTGCTGAACCTGGCGATATAATCTGTGCCGCTAATTCCCAGGGATCAATATTTGGTTTAGAGCGGAATAGGGGAGCGGAATAG